In one window of Mytilus galloprovincialis chromosome 6, xbMytGall1.hap1.1, whole genome shotgun sequence DNA:
- the LOC143079399 gene encoding short-chain collagen C4-like, giving the protein MLTFSFATAIVAFVVSVFGNDCKEYSLTPSDQSLIDMMKHYLHTSRKADTPVAHSQQDIGVTYVRWGKKVCPEGVDIVYAGQAGGNFYTNKGGGSNYLCLPSDPENGRVTSNDNDGLYGAEYDVVSSNTPAGFRSNMYQKEVPCAVCRRTGKFSVLMIPGRKTCYKGWKSEYNGFLMSQHKNYNQIDFACMDGDAEPLDNQSANNNGALFYPVRAKCGSLRCPPYKDKTEVHCTVCSK; this is encoded by the exons ATGCTCACATTCAGCTTTGCCACCGCAATAGTTGCCTTTGTTGTAAGTGTTTTTGGAAATGATTGTAAAGAATACAGCCTGACACCATCTGACCAATCTCTTATTGATATGATGAAGCATTACTTGCATACCTCCAGAAAGGCGGATACTCCGGTAGCACATTCACAACAGG ATATTGGTGTGACATATGTCAGATGGGGGAAGAAAGTCTGTCCCGAAGGTGTGGACATTGTGTATGCAG GTCAGGCTGGGGGTaacttttatacaaacaaaggtGGAGGTTCAAACTACCTCTGTTTACCCAGTGATCCTGAAAATGGTAGAGTAACCTCCAATGATAATGACGGACTATATGGTGCTGAGTATGATGTCGTTTCCAGCAATACACCCGCCGGTTTCCGTTCTAATATGTATCAAAAAGAAGTCCCATGTGCTGTTTGCAGGAGGACAGGGaaattttctgttttaatgataccAG GAAGGAAAACCTGTTACAAAGGATGGAAATCCGAGTACAATGGCTTTTTGATGAGTCAACATAAGAACTATAACCAGATCGACTTTGCTTGTATGGACGGTGACGCAGAACCTTTGGACAATCAATCAGCCAACAATAATGGTGCATTGTTTTATCCCGTTAGAGCGAAATGTGGTAGTTTGAGATGTCCTCCATACAAAGATAAAACCGAAGTTCATTGTACAGtctgttcaaaataa